In Geminicoccaceae bacterium, a single window of DNA contains:
- a CDS encoding EamA family transporter, protein MSDYAKGLMITTLGVLIITPDALLLRLVNADPWTVLVYRGFGFFLVQALIVIWTHGRHTPGALRATGTDGVIIIGLFAVSQCCFVLSITHTSVANTLVIIATSPLMAAILARFWLKERVERRTLVAGIVSVAAVVLTLSSSLGTGHVAGDMAGLVTMILLATLFTLLRRARNRDMLPAVAMSGLGTMTIALFMADTVTVTSQDWLWLGLLAFFVSPVSFALISTGPRYLPAPEVSLLMLVETALGPLWVWLALGEQPPLRTLIGGALLLMVLTINAIVGMRSRSRKYR, encoded by the coding sequence ATGAGCGATTATGCGAAGGGACTGATGATCACCACGCTGGGAGTGCTCATCATTACTCCGGATGCGCTCCTGTTGCGTCTGGTGAATGCCGACCCCTGGACAGTCCTGGTCTATCGCGGCTTCGGCTTTTTCCTCGTGCAGGCTCTCATCGTCATCTGGACCCATGGCCGTCACACGCCGGGCGCATTGCGCGCGACCGGCACTGACGGTGTGATCATCATCGGACTGTTTGCGGTGAGTCAGTGCTGCTTCGTGTTGTCCATCACGCACACCTCGGTGGCCAACACACTCGTGATCATCGCGACATCGCCGCTGATGGCCGCCATTCTGGCCCGTTTCTGGCTGAAGGAACGTGTCGAGCGCAGGACGCTGGTGGCTGGCATCGTTTCGGTTGCGGCGGTGGTCCTGACGCTTTCATCCAGCCTGGGCACGGGCCACGTCGCGGGAGACATGGCGGGCCTCGTCACGATGATCCTGCTGGCGACGTTGTTCACCCTGCTGCGAAGGGCAAGGAATCGCGACATGCTGCCCGCCGTGGCGATGAGCGGCCTGGGAACGATGACAATCGCACTGTTCATGGCCGATACCGTGACGGTGACATCTCAGGACTGGTTGTGGCTGGGTTTGCTGGCGTTTTTCGTTTCGCCCGTATCGTTTGCGCTCATCAGCACAGGACCCCGCTATCTTCCGGCGCCGGAGGTCAGCCTCCTGATGCTCGTGGAAACGGCATTGGGTCCGTTGTGGGTCTGGCTGGCACTGGGCGAACAGCCGCCACTGCGGACCCTGATCGGCGGAGCGCTTCTGTTGATGGTCCTGACGATCAACGCGATCGTCGGCATGCGGAGCCGGTCACGGAAATATCGTTAA
- the galE gene encoding UDP-glucose 4-epimerase GalE, with amino-acid sequence MPLRILVTGGAGYIGSHIVRDLTDAGHDVVVFDNLYSGHRWAVGEAELLIGDLGDVRRLETLLSEHSFDALVHCAAHIWVGESVDHPGKYYANNTCNALRLFDLCAKYGIRSVVFSSTAAVYGEPDTDLISEDTPLAPINPYGASKMMAERGLQDIAAASGMGFAILRYFNVAGADGQARIGEATPNNSHLIKIACETAYGLRPSMRINGTDYPTPDGTCIRDYVHVDDLAAAHVAALDYLEAQGSSFIANCGYGHGFSVREVLETVQQITGNPFPINEGPRRQGDPPVLIASNTRIREVLGFQPRHDDLDDIVRTAWKWENRLQEMHRASASGGQVTSG; translated from the coding sequence ATGCCCCTTCGTATCCTCGTCACAGGCGGTGCCGGCTACATCGGCAGCCACATCGTCCGGGATCTCACGGACGCAGGACATGATGTCGTCGTATTCGACAACCTCTATTCCGGACACCGTTGGGCTGTTGGCGAAGCCGAACTGCTGATCGGCGATCTCGGCGATGTCCGCCGGCTCGAAACATTGCTCAGCGAACATTCATTTGACGCCCTCGTCCACTGCGCCGCTCACATCTGGGTGGGGGAGTCGGTGGATCATCCCGGCAAGTACTATGCAAACAATACGTGCAATGCACTGCGCCTGTTCGATCTTTGCGCAAAATACGGCATCCGTTCCGTTGTCTTCTCCTCCACCGCAGCTGTTTACGGCGAACCCGATACCGACCTGATTTCCGAAGATACCCCCCTTGCACCCATCAACCCCTACGGTGCTTCGAAAATGATGGCTGAACGCGGCCTTCAGGACATCGCCGCGGCATCGGGCATGGGCTTTGCCATCCTGCGTTATTTCAACGTCGCCGGCGCCGATGGACAGGCCCGGATCGGCGAGGCCACCCCCAACAACTCGCACCTCATCAAGATCGCTTGCGAGACGGCATATGGATTGCGCCCGTCCATGCGCATCAACGGCACCGATTATCCGACACCCGATGGAACGTGCATACGCGATTATGTACATGTTGATGATCTCGCCGCAGCCCATGTCGCGGCCCTCGACTATCTCGAGGCGCAAGGTTCCTCCTTCATTGCCAATTGCGGTTACGGCCACGGCTTCAGCGTCCGCGAGGTACTCGAAACCGTCCAACAAATCACCGGGAACCCCTTCCCGATCAATGAAGGTCCAAGGCGCCAGGGGGATCCGCCGGTTCTGATTGCCTCCAACACCCGGATCCGCGAGGTGCTGGGCTTCCAGCCCCGGCATGACGACCTCGACGACATCGTACGGACAGCATGGAAATGGGAAAACCGCCTGCAGGAGATGCACAGGGCATCGGCGTCCGGTGGACAGGTCACCTCCGGTTGA
- a CDS encoding SCO family protein, with protein MGLHLRDQFGHPFTDNDLRGRRSLVFFGYARCEGICPQALPLMAEAARLLEEDGKSVQLVLITIDDEHDDPQTLRTWLAELHPAFRGLTGGASALADARQKFHVRRSLAMENDDGPIYRHGTFIYHVGPNLELSGLLPPMLSPEKLAGILDGYL; from the coding sequence GTGGGGCTCCATCTGCGCGACCAGTTCGGGCACCCCTTCACCGACAATGACCTCAGAGGAAGACGCAGTCTCGTCTTCTTCGGTTATGCCCGATGCGAGGGCATCTGCCCTCAGGCTTTGCCGCTGATGGCCGAAGCAGCCCGCCTGCTGGAGGAAGACGGAAAATCCGTGCAACTGGTGTTGATCACGATCGACGACGAGCATGACGACCCGCAAACGCTGCGAACCTGGCTCGCCGAGCTGCATCCGGCGTTTCGGGGCCTGACGGGAGGGGCGAGTGCACTGGCCGACGCCCGGCAGAAATTTCACGTAAGGCGATCACTCGCCATGGAGAATGATGACGGTCCGATATATCGGCATGGCACATTTATCTACCATGTCGGTCCGAATCTGGAACTTTCCGGATTGCTTCCACCGATGCTTTCTCCAGAAAAATTGGCAGGTATTCTCGATGGTTACCTCTGA
- a CDS encoding transposase, with product MSKPNATNLATLGLDDLRDLVAALLERVALLEAENAALRDEIARLKGLKGRPKIKPSGMAAKAGTSTATGKRGGKGKRGGSSKASRRVPVVSEEQKLGVEAPPGSRFKGYEDFVVQDLRLESRVIRYRRERWMTPDGRTVTAPLPQGLCGHFGPELVRFIILQHVQGQVTTERLTAMLNEIGIVISKCQVIRLLNNDPGDLHDEATELFRAGLESAKWITVDDTGARHGAKNGFTTQIGDDRFTHFATTFSKSRVNFLELLRAGHGGYVLNDDAFSYMRKHALAGSVIARLEAHDTRTFADRGAFSAHLGELGIDQLDVHPDPVKIATEAALWGSIHHHGLLNDTVIVSDGAGQFRVGQHALCWVHAERLIHKLVGFNESQRRAIDLLRQLVWWFYADLKAYKQAPQRSRAAQLRARFDRIFKRKTGFATLDRLLARLHARKPELLLVLDRPEIPLHTNGSENDIRCHVTKRKISGGTWSDAGRQARDTLLGCMKTCQKLDVSFFQLLGHRLAVPYTTEIPPLAQLVTAAKV from the coding sequence ATGTCCAAGCCCAATGCCACCAACCTCGCCACACTCGGCCTTGATGATCTCCGCGATTTGGTTGCGGCGCTGCTGGAGCGCGTCGCTTTGCTGGAGGCGGAGAATGCAGCATTGCGGGATGAGATTGCCCGGCTCAAGGGGCTGAAAGGGCGGCCGAAGATCAAACCGTCGGGGATGGCAGCGAAGGCCGGAACATCGACGGCCACAGGCAAGCGAGGCGGCAAGGGCAAGCGGGGTGGTTCGTCGAAGGCCAGCCGGCGGGTTCCTGTGGTGAGCGAGGAGCAGAAGCTCGGGGTTGAGGCGCCGCCCGGCTCGCGGTTCAAGGGGTATGAGGATTTTGTCGTGCAGGATCTGCGGCTGGAGAGCCGGGTGATCCGCTATCGCCGGGAGCGCTGGATGACGCCGGACGGGCGAACGGTGACAGCGCCGTTGCCCCAGGGCTTGTGCGGGCATTTCGGGCCTGAACTGGTGCGGTTCATCATTCTGCAGCACGTCCAGGGCCAGGTCACGACGGAACGCTTGACGGCGATGCTGAACGAGATCGGCATCGTCATTTCCAAGTGCCAGGTCATCCGGCTGTTGAACAATGATCCAGGCGATTTGCATGACGAGGCCACGGAGCTGTTCCGCGCCGGTCTCGAGAGCGCGAAATGGATCACCGTCGATGACACCGGCGCCCGGCATGGCGCCAAAAACGGCTTCACCACCCAGATCGGCGATGACCGCTTCACCCACTTCGCGACGACGTTTTCCAAGAGCCGGGTGAATTTTCTCGAACTGCTGCGCGCCGGTCATGGCGGTTATGTCCTCAATGACGACGCCTTCAGCTACATGCGCAAACATGCGCTGGCAGGCTCCGTGATCGCCCGGCTGGAGGCGCATGACACCAGGACATTCGCCGATCGCGGCGCCTTCTCGGCCCATCTGGGCGAACTCGGTATCGATCAACTCGATGTTCACCCCGACCCGGTCAAAATCGCCACCGAGGCCGCACTGTGGGGCAGCATCCACCACCACGGTCTGCTGAACGATACCGTCATCGTCTCCGATGGCGCCGGACAGTTCCGCGTCGGCCAACATGCACTCTGTTGGGTTCATGCCGAGCGCCTGATCCACAAGCTCGTCGGCTTCAATGAAAGCCAAAGACGTGCCATCGATCTCCTCCGCCAGCTCGTCTGGTGGTTCTACGCCGATCTCAAGGCTTACAAACAAGCCCCGCAAAGGTCGCGAGCTGCCCAGCTCCGTGCCCGCTTCGACCGCATCTTCAAGCGCAAGACCGGTTTCGCCACCCTCGATCGCCTGCTCGCACGCCTGCATGCCCGCAAACCGGAACTCCTCCTGGTCCTCGACCGACCCGAAATCCCCCTGCACACCAACGGCTCGGAAAACGACATCCGCTGCCACGTCACCAAACGCAAGATCTCCGGCGGCACCTGGTCCGATGCCGGCCGTCAGGCACGCGATACCCTGCTCGGCTGCATGAAAACCTGCCAGAAACTCGACGTCTCCTTCTTCCAGCTCCTCGGCCACCGACTCGCCGTACCATACACGACAGAAATCCCACCACTCGCCCAGCTCGTCACCGCCGCCAAGGTCTGA
- a CDS encoding polysaccharide export protein translates to MSRLSRTATFVFLLFLTLGLSACTGSSSTSTGTLPPPVSTTEGQQGAATLEPGDYVLAAGDKLRINVFRHEDLSGEFELDGRGNFSMPLIGQVAANGLTSTELEQRIADKLKDGYLVDPQVSIEVLTYRPFYILGEVNSPGSYEYSNGMTVLNGVALAGGFTYRANQEDITVQRGGSNAPKVSVPVTTKIAPGDIVEIGERFF, encoded by the coding sequence ATGAGCCGGCTCAGCCGTACAGCCACCTTCGTGTTCCTGCTTTTTCTGACGCTGGGGCTCAGTGCCTGCACCGGCAGCAGTTCGACATCGACCGGCACCTTGCCACCTCCCGTCTCCACCACCGAGGGGCAACAGGGGGCGGCGACCCTCGAACCCGGTGACTATGTCCTCGCGGCCGGTGACAAGCTGAGGATCAATGTCTTCCGTCATGAGGACCTGTCGGGCGAGTTCGAACTTGACGGGCGTGGCAATTTTTCCATGCCGCTGATCGGCCAGGTCGCCGCCAACGGGCTGACCTCGACCGAACTGGAGCAGCGTATCGCGGACAAGCTCAAGGATGGCTATCTGGTCGATCCCCAGGTCAGCATCGAGGTGCTGACCTATCGTCCGTTCTACATCCTCGGCGAAGTCAATTCGCCGGGTTCCTATGAATACAGTAACGGCATGACCGTCCTGAATGGCGTGGCGCTTGCCGGCGGCTTTACGTACAGGGCCAATCAGGAAGACATCACCGTGCAGCGCGGCGGATCGAACGCACCGAAGGTGAGCGTTCCGGTTACGACGAAAATAGCGCCTGGCGATATTGTCGAGATCGGCGAACGCTTTTTCTGA
- a CDS encoding mechanosensitive ion channel produces MVRVCLTFVLIVLVLFNTHSSLHAQSALIATETKVIKSASGDTAADNAKPGDNADLLRVLEDPVARNTLIARIKALQKQTSESPTAVKDAAIMDDLMGEVQERQEAVQNVLVDVGESWRQLPFLLVWLKQQLSDPTRRAMWRDAALRLSIIFAIGIVGRTFVRERLFAKVGQWTSRHPLQMLIVGICSGATFLALTVPPLHFFGSTYMVRATGIQLMIGLVGFWFWGTLITGCLGKGGFISHQQREAGILERTLKRSGQVGIFGYFAVAAARVLGLPNTIGGFIEHIVFFGVMLSLCIMVLRIREWVAAGLRKRAATSQTALSRFMPMSFLASTWHIFAIIWIVVHYLVWALNIPGGFFYLARATLLTTLILAFARTLVLWIDRSFASGVPIAADADELLPGVQERATRYANPLRLLLRGFVIGAMVLLLLEAWETRVVEWLGTDTGKFISLKIFSLVAICTSAVLASEGLALLIERFVGAKDEQGKPLHSNRARTLASILKNVLILFIVTTAMMLALSEIGVDAAALLAGAGVVGLAIGFGSQRLVQDLINGLFILLGDTLRVGDVVEVGGKSGVVESITMRTIALRSYDGSVHTIPYSSIDIITNMTKDFSYAVLDIGVAYREDVDQVMKVMGEVDAGLRREWPYRRIILEPLDIAGVDALGESSVMIKARSKVHPGEQWGVRRELVRRLKRRFDELGIEIPFPHQTVYFGADRDGKAPPLFIEKVSRDMREEREKSDIAEEKT; encoded by the coding sequence ATGGTGCGAGTCTGTCTGACTTTCGTTCTGATTGTCCTTGTCCTGTTCAACACTCACTCGTCGCTTCATGCGCAGTCTGCCCTGATTGCAACTGAAACCAAGGTCATCAAAAGCGCGAGCGGCGACACGGCAGCCGACAATGCCAAACCGGGCGACAATGCCGACCTGTTGCGGGTTCTTGAGGATCCGGTAGCACGCAACACCCTGATCGCGCGCATCAAGGCGCTGCAAAAACAGACCAGCGAGTCGCCGACTGCCGTCAAGGATGCGGCGATCATGGACGACCTGATGGGCGAGGTCCAGGAGCGTCAGGAAGCTGTCCAGAACGTGCTGGTCGACGTCGGCGAGTCATGGCGCCAGTTACCCTTTCTGCTCGTATGGCTGAAGCAGCAACTGAGCGATCCGACCCGCCGCGCCATGTGGAGAGATGCGGCGCTGCGCCTGTCGATCATCTTCGCCATTGGCATCGTTGGACGGACATTCGTTCGCGAGCGACTGTTTGCCAAAGTCGGGCAATGGACTTCCCGCCACCCTCTCCAGATGCTGATTGTCGGAATCTGTTCGGGAGCCACGTTTCTGGCGCTGACCGTCCCGCCACTGCATTTCTTCGGCAGTACCTACATGGTCAGGGCCACCGGTATACAGCTGATGATCGGCCTGGTCGGGTTCTGGTTCTGGGGCACGCTCATAACGGGCTGCCTCGGCAAGGGAGGGTTCATTTCGCATCAGCAGCGGGAAGCCGGCATTCTCGAGCGCACCCTCAAGCGCAGCGGCCAGGTCGGAATCTTCGGTTATTTTGCCGTTGCCGCCGCCCGTGTTCTCGGTCTCCCGAACACGATCGGCGGATTCATCGAACATATCGTGTTCTTCGGTGTGATGCTCTCGCTTTGCATCATGGTCCTGCGCATCCGCGAATGGGTTGCCGCCGGCCTGCGCAAGAGGGCCGCAACCAGCCAGACGGCCTTGAGCCGTTTCATGCCGATGAGCTTTCTCGCCAGCACATGGCACATCTTCGCGATCATCTGGATCGTGGTGCATTACCTGGTCTGGGCCCTGAACATTCCAGGTGGATTTTTCTATCTCGCGCGGGCGACGCTGCTGACCACGCTGATCCTCGCCTTTGCTCGCACGCTCGTCTTGTGGATCGACCGCAGCTTCGCATCCGGCGTTCCGATTGCAGCGGATGCCGACGAATTGTTGCCCGGTGTTCAGGAGCGCGCAACACGGTACGCGAATCCCCTCCGCCTCCTGCTCCGCGGCTTCGTGATCGGTGCCATGGTTCTACTCTTGCTGGAGGCATGGGAAACCCGGGTCGTCGAGTGGTTGGGCACCGATACGGGCAAATTCATCAGCCTGAAGATCTTCTCACTTGTTGCGATCTGCACCTCCGCGGTTCTTGCCTCCGAAGGGCTGGCCCTGCTGATCGAGCGCTTCGTCGGCGCCAAGGACGAACAGGGCAAGCCGCTGCACAGCAATCGCGCCCGTACCCTCGCCAGCATTCTCAAGAATGTCCTGATCCTGTTCATTGTCACCACTGCGATGATGCTGGCATTGAGCGAAATCGGTGTCGACGCCGCAGCACTGCTGGCTGGTGCCGGTGTCGTCGGTCTGGCCATCGGTTTCGGTTCGCAGCGCCTGGTTCAGGACCTGATCAATGGCCTCTTCATCCTGCTTGGAGATACACTGCGGGTCGGTGATGTCGTCGAGGTCGGCGGCAAGTCCGGCGTGGTCGAAAGCATCACCATGCGCACGATCGCCCTTCGCAGCTATGACGGGTCCGTGCATACCATTCCCTACAGTTCCATCGACATCATCACCAACATGACCAAGGATTTCTCCTATGCCGTGCTGGACATCGGGGTGGCGTACCGAGAAGATGTCGACCAGGTGATGAAGGTCATGGGCGAAGTCGATGCAGGATTGCGACGCGAGTGGCCCTACAGGCGAATCATCCTTGAACCCCTTGATATTGCCGGCGTCGATGCGCTCGGCGAATCATCGGTGATGATCAAGGCCCGTTCGAAGGTCCATCCAGGTGAACAATGGGGCGTGCGGCGCGAACTGGTCCGTCGTCTCAAGCGCCGGTTCGATGAACTCGGTATCGAAATTCCGTTCCCGCACCAGACCGTGTACTTTGGCGCGGACCGCGATGGCAAGGCTCCGCCGCTCTTCATCGAAAAGGTAAGCCGTGACATGAGGGAAGAACGGGAAAAGAGCGACATCGCGGAAGAAAAGACTTGA
- a CDS encoding outer membrane beta-barrel protein translates to MTRSFLATGSVVLPVALALVLSHDAAAQQVGDFDPLGIRAGSFLIHPQVETDASYDDNIFATNNDETDDIIFGIRPSITAESQWSRHQLDVSLDGDAGLYSDNHDSNFYDAGIGLNGRIDVMRNSAFKVRLFGRRAHEERDDPNESGDKEVTKYYRTGMDLGYRHNFNRVYIEPTFTFNRVDFEDTRNVNNDDRDSNRYRMRGRVGYAISPRLSVFGEGYMGYVEYDETPNDSGLDRNSENYGGNVGVEVELTGLLTGEASIGYTKQTYDDDDLDNIDSPAANVSLTWLPTQLTTVVGTLSGEIRETTEVVDGDPASGIAEAIAQIDVTHELRRNIILTGNIGYIHDDFKGTSRTDKSVKAGAGVRYLLNRNLGVDATYDFSHRNSDSSNNEYTRSIFRIGLVAQF, encoded by the coding sequence TTGACGCGGTCGTTCTTGGCAACGGGCTCCGTGGTACTGCCGGTGGCGCTCGCACTGGTCCTGAGCCATGATGCGGCGGCACAACAGGTGGGCGACTTCGACCCCCTCGGCATTCGCGCCGGATCCTTCCTGATCCACCCGCAGGTCGAGACCGATGCCTCGTATGACGACAATATCTTCGCTACCAACAACGACGAGACGGACGACATCATCTTCGGCATTCGTCCCAGCATCACGGCGGAATCGCAGTGGTCCCGCCACCAGCTCGATGTGAGCCTGGATGGCGATGCCGGTCTCTACAGCGACAATCACGACAGCAACTTCTACGATGCAGGGATTGGTCTCAACGGCCGCATTGACGTCATGCGCAACAGCGCGTTCAAGGTCCGTTTGTTCGGGCGGCGGGCTCATGAAGAGCGCGACGATCCGAACGAGTCCGGTGACAAGGAAGTCACCAAGTATTACCGGACAGGAATGGATCTCGGCTATCGGCATAACTTCAATCGTGTCTATATTGAGCCGACGTTCACGTTTAATCGTGTAGATTTTGAAGACACACGGAATGTCAACAATGACGACCGCGACAGCAACCGATACCGGATGCGCGGACGCGTTGGGTATGCCATTTCTCCGAGACTTTCGGTTTTTGGCGAAGGTTACATGGGCTATGTGGAGTATGACGAGACTCCGAACGATTCCGGCCTTGACCGCAATTCCGAGAACTATGGAGGCAATGTCGGTGTCGAGGTCGAACTGACGGGATTGCTCACCGGCGAGGCATCGATCGGTTACACCAAGCAGACCTATGATGACGACGATCTGGATAATATCGACTCGCCGGCGGCGAACGTCTCGCTGACATGGCTGCCGACACAGCTCACAACCGTGGTCGGTACCCTTTCGGGCGAGATCCGGGAGACGACCGAGGTCGTCGATGGCGATCCTGCATCGGGTATCGCGGAGGCGATCGCCCAGATCGACGTCACGCACGAACTGCGGCGCAACATTATCCTCACGGGGAACATCGGTTATATCCACGATGACTTCAAGGGCACCAGCCGGACCGACAAGTCGGTGAAGGCCGGAGCGGGGGTGCGCTACCTGCTCAACCGGAATCTCGGCGTCGATGCGACGTATGATTTCTCCCACAGGAATTCCGACTCCAGCAACAACGAGTATACAAGGAGCATCTTCCGCATCGGGCTGGTTGCCCAGTTCTGA
- a CDS encoding serine/threonine protein phosphatase, with the protein MINGRPPRLPAAVRIYAIGDIHGRLDLLLDMEQKIRDDIARSPANLRRIVIYLGDYVDRGFDSAAVLDHLSGPPLEGFERVLLLGNHDAWLRDFVDGQPAVGPSWMRFGGDATLLSYGIKIDFTLPEEKRIIQAHQRLTSKFPVQHRQFLQDLELAYGLGDYFFCHAGIRPDVALEEQGEQDLIWIREPFLSWQGECGKIIVHGHTIEEQPVLRHNRIGIDTGACFTANLTCLVLEEDTIRFLSTGATPPDT; encoded by the coding sequence CTGATCAACGGCCGCCCTCCCCGATTGCCGGCCGCCGTTCGGATCTATGCCATTGGCGACATTCATGGCCGGCTCGACCTGCTCCTCGACATGGAACAGAAAATTCGCGACGATATCGCCCGAAGTCCGGCCAACCTGCGTCGGATCGTCATTTATCTGGGCGATTATGTCGATCGCGGGTTTGACAGTGCTGCGGTGCTTGATCACCTGAGCGGTCCACCGCTCGAAGGCTTCGAGCGCGTCCTGCTGTTGGGCAATCATGACGCCTGGCTTCGGGACTTTGTTGATGGCCAGCCGGCGGTCGGGCCGAGCTGGATGCGATTCGGTGGCGATGCGACCTTGCTGAGCTACGGCATCAAGATTGATTTCACGCTGCCCGAAGAAAAACGTATCATCCAAGCCCATCAACGACTTACTTCGAAGTTTCCAGTACAACACCGGCAGTTCCTCCAGGACCTCGAGCTGGCCTACGGACTGGGAGACTATTTTTTCTGCCATGCGGGGATACGTCCCGATGTTGCTCTTGAAGAACAGGGCGAACAGGACCTGATCTGGATTCGCGAACCGTTCCTCAGCTGGCAGGGTGAATGCGGCAAGATCATCGTCCACGGACATACGATCGAAGAACAACCGGTGCTGCGCCATAACCGGATTGGAATCGATACCGGCGCGTGCTTCACCGCGAACCTGACCTGCCTTGTCCTCGAAGAGGATACCATCCGCTTCCTGTCGACCGGTGCCACACCGCCAGACACCTGA
- a CDS encoding MFS transporter, translated as MSGDVVVKLRDWLKDAHRVYSDRRVIAILLLGFSSGLPIMLVATTLSTWLREEGLSRGEIGLFGFIFVPYTLKFIWAPLIDRMPLPPFTTLLGRRRGWMLVTQICLVGAIWGLGQTEPGVDLWWTAFMAVVVAFFSASQDVVIDAFRIDSLPQKELGAGAANAVLGYRVAMWIATAGALFIAEWYGWSSAYLAMALLMLVGIGTTFFVREPEGSNTELVDDTVLEEDNLVRSMPADVIASYRRIAGTFAFVLFWLLLLEPVSLVFGLLSPFHGPWTLESGDISVQQVAATLGAVVLTAIGIWNGWLLFERRGSASYLAKNFAMASLLWLLVELALYAIPASGGFVGEVYAWLFVAACWLFSSKVVALFGIAWAYGDVVTPTTVMIAGLWIKFLFFVFFYGFFYFSRYALANFGITSIDEETKLHLWTRRAVVGPYYDFFRAHGIKIAIIILLLISVFKSSDAILQLLANPFYIDVGFGKDQIAAISKTFGLWMTLLGSAAAGVLLFRVGMMRAMVIATIVMSLSNLMFAVVAHFGADALVITNQALSTGRELTEAEMAARGEIGTDLMPLFTLLIIIENISGGLGTTIFVAFLSSLCNVNYSATQYAMLSSFMQMFAKFIVIPVSGFYADAVGWSWFFISSTLFALPALFLLWLLSREGISLADQSGNSSAGEG; from the coding sequence ATGTCCGGTGATGTTGTCGTGAAGTTGCGGGATTGGCTCAAGGACGCACACAGGGTCTATTCGGACCGCCGGGTGATTGCGATCCTGCTGCTCGGGTTTTCGAGCGGCCTGCCCATCATGCTGGTCGCGACAACACTGTCGACCTGGCTGCGCGAAGAGGGGCTTTCACGCGGCGAGATCGGGCTGTTCGGATTCATTTTCGTTCCTTATACGCTCAAGTTCATCTGGGCGCCGCTGATCGACCGGATGCCATTGCCTCCCTTCACCACGCTCCTCGGCAGAAGGCGGGGCTGGATGCTCGTCACCCAGATCTGTCTCGTTGGCGCCATCTGGGGGCTTGGGCAGACTGAACCGGGTGTGGATCTCTGGTGGACCGCCTTCATGGCGGTGGTCGTCGCGTTCTTCTCTGCCAGTCAGGACGTGGTCATCGATGCCTTTCGCATCGACAGCCTGCCACAAAAGGAACTCGGTGCGGGAGCCGCCAACGCCGTTCTCGGATACCGGGTAGCAATGTGGATCGCCACCGCCGGTGCCCTGTTCATCGCCGAATGGTATGGCTGGTCGTCCGCCTATCTGGCGATGGCTCTGCTCATGCTTGTGGGCATCGGGACGACCTTCTTCGTTCGTGAACCCGAGGGATCAAACACCGAACTGGTCGACGACACTGTCCTCGAGGAGGACAATCTCGTTCGCAGCATGCCTGCCGATGTTATCGCGTCATATCGTCGCATTGCTGGAACTTTTGCCTTTGTCCTGTTCTGGTTGCTGCTGCTCGAACCCGTTTCCCTGGTTTTCGGGCTTCTGTCGCCTTTCCACGGACCCTGGACGCTGGAAAGTGGCGACATATCGGTCCAGCAAGTTGCGGCCACGCTGGGAGCCGTTGTCTTGACCGCCATCGGGATATGGAATGGCTGGCTGCTCTTTGAGCGGCGGGGGTCGGCTTCCTATCTGGCCAAGAACTTCGCGATGGCCAGTCTCCTGTGGCTGCTCGTCGAACTCGCCCTGTATGCGATTCCCGCGTCCGGTGGCTTCGTTGGAGAGGTCTATGCCTGGCTGTTCGTGGCAGCCTGCTGGCTGTTTTCGAGCAAGGTCGTGGCCCTCTTCGGTATCGCGTGGGCCTATGGCGATGTCGTCACTCCGACAACGGTGATGATTGCCGGGCTTTGGATCAAGTTCCTGTTCTTCGTCTTCTTCTACGGGTTCTTCTATTTCAGCCGGTATGCGCTGGCGAATTTCGGCATCACGTCCATCGACGAGGAGACGAAGCTGCATCTCTGGACCCGCCGGGCTGTCGTCGGGCCCTACTACGATTTCTTCCGTGCCCATGGCATCAAGATCGCAATTATCATCCTGCTGCTGATATCGGTGTTCAAATCCAGCGATGCCATCCTGCAACTTCTTGCCAATCCATTTTACATCGATGTCGGGTTCGGCAAGGATCAGATTGCCGCCATCTCGAAGACCTTCGGCCTGTGGATGACTCTTCTGGGCAGTGCGGCCGCAGGCGTTCTGCTCTTCAGGGTTGGCATGATGCGAGCCATGGTTATCGCGACCATCGTCATGTCCCTGTCCAATCTGATGTTTGCCGTGGTCGCGCATTTTGGAGCCGATGCGCTTGTCATCACCAATCAGGCATTGTCGACAGGGCGGGAATTGACAGAGGCCGAGATGGCCGCGCGCGGCGAGATCGGTACCGATCTGATGCCGTTGTTTACCTTGCTTATCATCATCGAGAATATCTCGGGCGGGCTCGGAACGACGATCTTCGTCGCCTTCCTGTCGTCATTGTGCAACGTGAATTATTCAGCCACACAGTACGCTATGCTGAGTTCCTTCATGCAGATGTTTGCAAAATTCATCGTCATTCCCGTATCGGGGTTCTATGCCGATGCAGTGGGCTGGAGCTGGTTCTTCATTTCCTCGACTCTTTTCGCGTTGCCGGCGCTGTTCCTACTGTGGCTGCTTTCGCGCGAGGGCATAAGCCTGGCCGATCAATCGGGAAATTCTTCGGCCGGGGAAGGGTAA